A region of the Spirochaetaceae bacterium genome:
GCAGCTGCGAGGGCGCACTATTATTGGTTGACGCCACACAGGGCGTGGAAGCGCAGACGCTATCTAACCTCTTTTTGGCGATGGAGCACAATTTAACCATTATTCCTGTTATTAATGAGATGGACCTGCCCAGCGCCGACCTGCTGGAGGCCAAACGCCAAATAGAAGATGAATTGGGCTTAGACAGCGACCTTGCCGTACCGATTAGCGCCAAAACCGGTTTAGGGGTTGACGACCTTTTAGAGGCCATTATTCAGCAAATTCCACCACCAGCCGAAACTACCGATAAACCTTTACAAGCTAATATCTTTGATAGCCACTACGACCCTTACCGCGGGGTTATCATTCACATTCGGCTGTTTGGCGGTAAGATAGAGGTAGGCCAAACTATTCGGTTTATGAACGCCGCCGCCGAGTACAAGGTGGAAGAAGTTGGTCGTTTTAAGATTAAGCTGGAGCCTTGCCCCAGTCTTGAGGCCGGTGAGGTAGGTTATATCATTGCCGGTATTAAAAGCATTAGCGATGTGCGCGTAGGCGACACCGTTACCGATGCTAAAAATCCGTGCGCTCAGCCTCTTGATGGCTTTAAGCTGGTCAAACCCGTTGTTTTTTCTTCTATCTATCCGGTAGATACTAATCAACTCGAAGAATTAACCGATGCGATGGAGCGTTTAAAATTAAACGACGCTTCCTTAATTTACGAAAAGGATAGCAGCGCAGCCTTAGGTATGGGCTTTCGCTGCGGCTTTTTGGGCCTTCTTCACCTTGAAGTTACGCAGGAACGTATTGAGCGCGAAAGCGGCCTCAACGTTCTCCTCACCAGCCCCAGTGTGCAGTACCGCATTACCGACAAAAAAAACCAAGCGGTACTCATCGATAACCCTGCCCATTTCCCCGATCCGGGCAGCATTGCTAAAGCCGAAGAGCCTATCATTAAGGCACAAATTATTACCCCTACCGAATATATCGGGCCTATCCTCACCCTGTGTATGAACAAACGCGGTGTGCAAGATAATATGACTTACCTCGATAAAAAACGGGTAGAGCTGTGGTTTACTATGCCGCTGGCTGAAATTTTATTCGATTTTTACGATAAATTAAAGAGTATTAGCCGCGGCTATGCCAGCTTCGATTACGAAGAAGCCGGTTTTGCCGAGACCAATCTTGTTAAACTTGATATGCTTATTAATGGTGATATTGTAGACGCTTTAAGCCAGCTGGTACACCGTGATAGTGCGCAGGAGCGGGCGCGCGGTGTAGCCGAACGCCTTAAGGGGGAGATACCGCGCCAACAATTTAAAATTGCCATTCAAGGGGCCATTGGCGGCACCGTCATTGCCCGCGAAACCATTAGCGCCCTGCGTAAAGATGTTACCGCTAAGTGTTACGGCGGTGATATTACCCGTAAAAAGAAACTGCTGGAAAAGCAGAAGGAAGGTAAAAAACGTATGAAGATGATTGGTAATGTGGAATTACCGCAAAGTGCATTCTTGGCGGTGTTAAAAAGTGATGTAAAATAGGTGAAAAGTAAAAACTGAAAGGTGAAAGTTAAAAATTTTCTCCTTTCAGTTTTCACTTATTAAGGCTCTCGCTAAACCTAATGACCTTTAACCCTAACTCATCAGCCATTGCATAAGCCTCTGTAAAGTAACGGTTTAAATCTTTAGGCTGGTGGCTATCACTATTAATAATAACGCCGGCGCCTTCTTCGGCCGCAATGCGCCACAAGTTTTTAGCCGCTTCGTTATCGTAAAGGCCGTATCCCACATGGGCCGTGTTAAGCTCCAGCGGGATAGCCGCGCTAACGGCAGCCATTACAAAAATGCGCCACAGCTCGTAGTAGTTCTCTAACCTGTCTATAATAAGATTGTTGATAGCAAAACGATCGGGGTGGCCGATAAAGCTAAAACGTTTAGTAAGAACAGCCTCTGTTAGCAATATTAAATAATTAAAAACAGCCCCATCGTCGGGCAAGTCGTTTACCTCGTAACCTTCATTATAAAATAAAAAATGAATAACCCCAATGCAATAATCTAAGCGCTCTTTAAGTTCATCGTAATAGCCGTACAGTTTAGGGTTAATATCCATCTCGAGGCCGGTATAAATAGCTACTTGGCCATTTTCTTTAGCCTTATTTACCTCGTTAAGATAATCATTAAGCAAAGTAAAAGGCGGCCGGGCGCCGTTATAAAAACCTTCATAATCGTTATAACTTTCGGGATAAGGCACATGCTCGCTAAAACCAATGGCGGTAAAACCAAGCTGTTTAGCTTGCTTGATATAATCGGCTGCTTCACCAACGGCATGGCCGCAATAATGTAAATGAGTATGAAAATTTTCTTTTATCATAATTTTATTATTTATCCCTTAAAGCTGTAACTCCTTAAGGCAAAAACGATCGCTCCGGTGCAAAGGCGCTTTCTTGCCGATTTACCCCACTACTATAAGCTGTAATGGTAAAGTAATATAGCTGGCCCGGTGTAAGCCCTTCTAAAAAGAATCGGGTAGTATTACCCACATCGATGGGCGAAGAATCAAAAGCCGCTTCGCCAAAGTAATCGCCGGGCGCCGTACCAAAATAAATTTTATAACCGGCCACATCACCCACCAATAAAGGCTGCCAAGTAATGAATACACCGTTATCTTGCCGGGTAAAACTTACGGCTCCGGGACGTGGCGGCGGCGGGATAACCTCACGCAGCACAATAAAATCGTGCAAGATGGGCGAGCTGGCGGCGGCGTTACCGGCAAAAAAATCTACTCTAAATTGTACATAACGCTCACTTTGTAAACGATAGTTAATAGCAGGGTTATATTGTTGCCACGCAAGGCTGTCATCAAAACCGACCCTAAAATCATCAAAACGTACAAA
Encoded here:
- the lepA gene encoding translation elongation factor 4 translates to MLYNDKMSKQTYIRNFCIIAHIDHGKSTLADRFIQKTGVVDERNFTHNQLLDNMDIERERGITIKSQAVCMNYTGKDGNNYILNLVDTPGHVDFSYEVSRAISSCEGALLLVDATQGVEAQTLSNLFLAMEHNLTIIPVINEMDLPSADLLEAKRQIEDELGLDSDLAVPISAKTGLGVDDLLEAIIQQIPPPAETTDKPLQANIFDSHYDPYRGVIIHIRLFGGKIEVGQTIRFMNAAAEYKVEEVGRFKIKLEPCPSLEAGEVGYIIAGIKSISDVRVGDTVTDAKNPCAQPLDGFKLVKPVVFSSIYPVDTNQLEELTDAMERLKLNDASLIYEKDSSAALGMGFRCGFLGLLHLEVTQERIERESGLNVLLTSPSVQYRITDKKNQAVLIDNPAHFPDPGSIAKAEEPIIKAQIITPTEYIGPILTLCMNKRGVQDNMTYLDKKRVELWFTMPLAEILFDFYDKLKSISRGYASFDYEEAGFAETNLVKLDMLINGDIVDALSQLVHRDSAQERARGVAERLKGEIPRQQFKIAIQGAIGGTVIARETISALRKDVTAKCYGGDITRKKKLLEKQKEGKKRMKMIGNVELPQSAFLAVLKSDVK
- a CDS encoding PHP domain-containing protein, translating into MIKENFHTHLHYCGHAVGEAADYIKQAKQLGFTAIGFSEHVPYPESYNDYEGFYNGARPPFTLLNDYLNEVNKAKENGQVAIYTGLEMDINPKLYGYYDELKERLDYCIGVIHFLFYNEGYEVNDLPDDGAVFNYLILLTEAVLTKRFSFIGHPDRFAINNLIIDRLENYYELWRIFVMAAVSAAIPLELNTAHVGYGLYDNEAAKNLWRIAAEEGAGVIINSDSHQPKDLNRYFTEAYAMADELGLKVIRFSESLNK